The Phragmites australis chromosome 13, lpPhrAust1.1, whole genome shotgun sequence DNA window CCAGCTCATTCCAGAATGAGGAAAAATAAGTAGCTAAGTACAGCTCTTGGTATGAACAGAGGATACATGTTAAGCTTCCCATGGATATCGCTTTCTGATACGAAATGCCGGCATTCTCGATAATGGCTGGGAATGTCTGCCTAAAGACATCAATAGTAGAGCCCACAGCATCATGTAATAGATCACTTTGCTCTGTCCAGAGCTTCTTTTTCtccgttttttttttcacaattgCAAAGAAATCACTACTCCTGGTGTTATTGCAAGTTTACcactagaaaattaaaaaataccattaaaactATCATTCGAGTgacattcttaaaaaaaaaaaaaaaattagagaggtatttgcaaatgccccctTTTTTTTATCCAAAACCATAGTCCACGATCACGATGTGTCGTAATGGAACAGTGGTGACATGACAAACATCTAAGAAAGAGAAACAACAACACAACGATGTGCGATCCTAAATGGAGTGAAGTTCCAAATCACTTGTGTATGACCCAGGGGCACATTCCCAGTATCTGCTAAACGTACCGAAACGTGTCTGTGAAACAGGGTTCCCAGGAGACCTGGACGTGTATGTGACGTACCAGCTGTCGACCCCGTACATGCTGAGCGTGCACATGAACGCGACGGCCGTGAACAAGGCCACCCCGGTGAACCTGGCGCAGCACACGTACTGGAACCTGGGCGGCCAGGGCAGCGGCGACGTCCTCCGCAACACGGTGCAGCTCTTCGCGTCCCGGTACACGCCCGTGGACAGCGCGCTCATCCCGACGGGCGCGCTCGCGCCCGTGGCCGGCACGCCCTACGACTTCCGGTCCCCGACCCCCGTGGGCGCGCGCATCCACCAGGTCtcgggcggcggcgccggcatcTACGGCTACGACACCAACTACGCCGTGGACGGGGAGGCAGGGGCGCTGCGGAAGGTGGCCGTCGTCCGGGACGGCGCGTCGGGGCGGGCGCTGGAGCTATGGGCGAACCAGCCCGGGGTGCAGTTCTACACGGGCAACTTCCTCAAGGACGTCAAGGGGAAGGGCGGGAAGGTGTACGGGCAGTACGGCGCGCTGTGCCTGGAGACGCAGGCGTTCCCGGACGCCGTGAACCACCCCAACTTCCCTTCGGTGATCGTCAGGCCCGGCGGGGTGTACAAGCACGACATGGTGTTCAAGTTCTCGTTCTAGCCAGTGTTGGCGACTTCGGTTAATCTGTTGTGAGCTGTGGCCTGGGAGGATACATCATAATATCTTATTCGAAGTTAATTTGGAAATAACAATTATTGTTGGGTTTGATCGGTTCCTGCTCATGGTTCCGGTGGCATGCAAAGCCTCCAACTCCCCATTGCCCTTCGTTCTAAGAGAGGCTCCACCTCCCTGTCCCCGATGCTGGTCATCCTGTTGTGCGCTGCTCACCACATCGTGGCCTGGCCTGGCCGGCCAGCGCCGTGCGCAACCGGCGGCGCCCGGCACCCTAGCTCTGACAGAAAAGGGCACCCCGATGTATGTATCGATACGATGGGCACGGCGAGCTATCGGACAAGGAGATCTGCGGGACACGTACAAGCCGGCGCGCGCAGATCCGCGAAAGAACGACCACTTCAAACCCGTCCACGTCAGCCTCCCTCGCCACCTACTGATGTTTGCCTATATTAGGGTCATCGGCGACCACCACTTGCCGCACCGCTCAGCAGCCgcatctcctcttcctcctccttctcacCGGTCACCTCCTCTTGTGACGGTGATAGCTTGCTACTCTGCTAGCAAGTGTCGGTCGGCCGCCAATGGCGAGACGTGAACTGTTCCTTGCGCTGCTGTGCCTCGTGGCTTCCGCGCTGGCCACCGGCGCCGACGCGAGGAAGATGGTTGGTGTGTACTAGCTCAGGAGGGGGGATTTTTCCGTCAGGATGACCAACTGGGGCGCCAGGATCACGTCGGTGAAGCACAACAATTAATTTGACCGGTGAAACACATACATTTGCAATAAAACAATAATTAATTTGATAACACAAAATTGATTGATACATAAATTCCAGCAATGTAGAAAAGTAATCCAGATCACACACGCAGACTGAACTTCACACTTTCTTCGGTGCAAAATTTTTCATGTTTCACAATTTCTCTTCGGTGCAAAAATCTTCATGTTTAACAATTTCTCCTGAGTCTTGATCAGGTTGAGGATGCTAATCGAGAAGtccaatcttttcttcaaccttTTGATTATGCTGCTACACATAGATGTCTAGTTA harbors:
- the LOC133889315 gene encoding uncharacterized protein LOC133889315 — protein: MARAPLLLALLSLAALGSAGGANAAGRKMVGVYELKKGDFSVKVTNWGATITSVVLPDSRGNLADVVLGYDTVAEYVNGSGYFGALVGRVANRVANARFVLDGKVYHLYANDGKNALHGGHRGFSKVIWTVKEYVGGGDSPYITLYYHSFDGEQGFPGDLDVYVTYQLSTPYMLSVHMNATAVNKATPVNLAQHTYWNLGGQGSGDVLRNTVQLFASRYTPVDSALIPTGALAPVAGTPYDFRSPTPVGARIHQVSGGGAGIYGYDTNYAVDGEAGALRKVAVVRDGASGRALELWANQPGVQFYTGNFLKDVKGKGGKVYGQYGALCLETQAFPDAVNHPNFPSVIVRPGGVYKHDMVFKFSF